GCGCTTCATTATTCGCTTGATGGAAAATCTTTTAACAAACGCTCAAAAGTTGCAACTTTCTATTCAGATGACATAGGAAGTACATGGAAGAAAAGCACGGTTGTATTAGAATCTCCTGTTGCAGACCGTGTTACTGTAGACGCGTTTGAAGAAAAACGGGTGCACGTGACCGGCCTTCAGGAGCCCGGGTTGGTAGAACTAAAGGACGGTAGGTTGTTATTATGGGCACGTACCGACCTTGGTACACAATACTACTCGTACTCATCAGACTGCGGGGATACGTGGTCACCACCGGAACCATCGACACTGATATCTCCATGTGCACCGGCGTCAATTAAACGCATACCCGCTACCGGCGATTTATTGGCAGTATACAACGACCATTCAGGAAGATTTCCGTTTGGTAAATGGAAACGTACACCGTTGGTAACCGCTATATCCAAGGATGAAGGGAAGACGTGGGTAAACCATAAAGTTCTGGAGGACGATCCTGATGGGTGGTACTGTTACGCAGCAATAAATTTTTATCAAGATAATGTATTACTCGCTTACTGTGCGGGGGATAAAGTTGTGGGCAGGCTTAACCAGACACAGATTACAGTATTTGATCTAGATTATCTGTATAAATAAGAGAAGCGTTGTTCTTGGTTGAGAATGAATAAACTGAGAAAAATATTATGATAGCCATTACAAGAATTCTATTAGCCTTAACAGCAATATTATTATGCAATTGTGTTTCAGGTTATACAGAAATCATAAAAATAGTTGAAACCCGGAGTAAAGTTGATAAAAACAATAAGGTGAGAATAACGACAGTAGAAACGTTTTATAATAATAATGAAATGATAGCTCAAATATTAATAAACGAAAAAGGTAAGGTTGTAGAAAAAGAAGGAAAGATACCGGATGGGATAGTAAAAGAATATTCTAAAGATGATAAGTCTTACACTGAATGGAATTATGCGGGTGAAAAAATAACCGGAATCTCAACAAAATATTATGAAGCCGGGCAGCAGAAAAAAGAAGTAATTTATAAAAACAAACTATTACCTCCCAGTGAAGGGAATCCCAGGAATTCGGAAGGTGCGTTTGTTAAACTTAATGACAACCGTATTATGTTTGTATATACTCACTACTATTCCGGGACAGGCGGGGATCATGATAAAGCGTACCTTGCTGCGCGATATTCCTCTTACGACGGGAAATCGTGGAGTACTGAAGATCAGGTAGTTGTACAGAATGAAGGGCAGTGCAACGTAATGTCTGTATCACTGCTGCGCTTGAAAAACGGTGATATTCTAATAGGATACCTCGTGAAAAACACGGGAACCGATTGCGGGTAC
This genomic interval from Elusimicrobiota bacterium contains the following:
- a CDS encoding sialidase family protein; amino-acid sequence: MIHKNKLLPPGKENPRNSEGSFINLKDGKIAFLYSRFYGGIGGDLDFANLSARYSSDGGLTWTKEDDVIIKNDGQCNVMSGDFVRLSTGDILLGFLWKNSYADCQFVVIKSTDEMNTWTPRVRVTTELCYHVVNNDRLVQLSSGRIIAPAALHYSLDGKSFNKRSKVATFYSDDIGSTWKKSTVVLESPVADRVTVDAFEEKRVHVTGLQEPGLVELKDGRLLLWARTDLGTQYYSYSSDCGDTWSPPEPSTLISPCAPASIKRIPATGDLLAVYNDHSGRFPFGKWKRTPLVTAISKDEGKTWVNHKVLEDDPDGWYCYAAINFYQDNVLLAYCAGDKVVGRLNQTQITVFDLDYLYK